Part of the Lates calcarifer isolate ASB-BC8 linkage group LG6, TLL_Latcal_v3, whole genome shotgun sequence genome, TgtcaaaaagtcataattgATCACAGGCCTGTTTTATggtttaaacaaacatttaatagCAGCATTAGCATCAGTTTTCTAATATTAGTCCCTGTATTAAAAGGCACTATGTGGGAGGGACAGCGAGTTCATGTGTTTTGCATTGTGGTGGTGGGGTAGctcttttgtttacatttgtatcACAGATCGTGTCTTTCTGCGTGACATGTATGTCTATGTTTGCCTTTACAACACATGATgatctctatctatctatctatctatctatctatctatctaataacatctgtttttctgccttgtttctgcttttttccaGCCTTCAGTCAACAATGTCTGGAAGTCCTCCAGCTGCTCTTCCATGTTGTTTTCTGAGGATGGGATCGTAGTAAACCCCTCTGGGCTTTAGATCAACTGCTAGCATGTTGCAGCCTTCCACCAGAGCAGGTGACAGCCTGTTGGAAACATTACCTCACTGGAGTAAGCGTCCGAGATGGGCCCTCTTCCTCACCCTCTACGTGGCTCTCCTCTGGCTTCCAGGGGCAGTGGGATCTGCCCTAAACTGCCACAAGACGTGCATCTGCGCCTCAAACATAGTGAGCTGCTCCAAGATGAATCTGTCCACTGTCCCGACTGGTATACCCAACTACACTGCCGTGCTGGATCTCAGCTATAATGAGATCGTACGGCTGCGTTCTGAGTGGACCCCAGTCAAGCTCCCGAAGCTCCATAACCTACTCCTCAGCCACAATGatctccacttcctgtcttcAGAGGCGTTCATAAATGTGAGGTACCTGCGCTACTTGGACCTGTCCTccaacaaactgcagcagctggatgagTTCATCTTTGAGCCTTTGGTCAACCTGGAGGTCCTCTTGCTGTACCATAACCAAATTTCACAGATTGACCGCTCAGCCTTTGTCGGCATGATCAACCTTCAGAAGCTCTACCTTAGTCAGAACCAAATCTCCCGCTTCCCTGCGGAGCTGGTCAGGGAAAAGTCCCGCCTGGAGAAACTCAGCCTCCTGGATGTGTCCTCCAACAAGATTAAGATGTTGCCCATTGATGACCTCCAGGTGCTGCCTGCTTGGATTAAAAATGGCCTCTATTTCCACAATAACCCtctgctgtgtcactgtgatcTCTACACACTCCTGGCCCACTGGTACATTCGAAAACTCAACTCTGCGGTGGACTTCAAAGATGACTATACGTGTATTCTACCTGGCCCACAAAAAACGAAAGTAGGTGTTTTTGAGCTCAGTGGTGACAATATGAATTGCAGCACATTCAAGGAGGCAGATGAAGAGGCCTTTCTGGAGCAGACACTCACCCTGGGGTGTGACACCAAACACAGGAACATGTTAAAGACCTGGACGATGCCTGGTAACGTGCCGGTGATACCTGGAAGCAACCAGACAGCCAAAGTCTTGCCAGATGGAAGTCTGCAGATCAGTCCGGTGAGGTCTGAGGACTCTGGAACCTACACTTGCTTTGCCACAAGCGAGGCCTTCAATGAGACGATCTATGTGGTGCTGAAGGTTCACAACTTCACCATGCATGGGAGCGGAGACACCCTAAACACAGCATACACCACCCTGGTGGGCTGCCTGGCCAGTGTGGTGCTGGTGCTCATGTATCTTTACCTGACACCGTGTCgctgtttctgctgccctaACAAGGGTAAGGCCCGGGGCGAGGACAGTATCCACTCCTCCATGCTCAGCGTAACACCGACCCATGAAGACCCAGCGCTTAAGGCTGAGCTGAACAGACACGTGGCATTCATAGACTCGAAGGACTTGCAGGGCCAGAACGGCAAGCTGAACCCCAATGGGGATGAGGATGACGATGATCTGGATGCAGAGGCTGGTTCTCTTATGAAGGGCAAGAGGAAGAAGTCAGTAGCAGAGTCCATTAGCTCCGTCTTTTCAGACACTCCCATGGTGGTCTGAGATGAAACAACAGATGCCTCATGAGTGGATGTACGCGTATACGGTACAACGTGAGCCATGTATTAGTTAATgtaaactgtgactgtgacctTGTGGGAGAAAACGAAGGAAGAATGTTCATCTGTAGTTGCGGTCAAGCAGAAACGAGGATTTCAAAGGgagtaaaaaacaaactgccTTGTTGTTGACAAGGACAATAAGCAGGACTTTTCCAGCATTTTAATCTGTAGCACTAAATATTCATACTGTGAAGGAATGGCAGTGTGCACGGACAGTGGGAACTACTGAAGTCTTAGGAGAATAAAAGGTAGATATATTGTTGATATCAGCACTCAGGAAGTGATAAATTAAATTGCTAAAGTGTGGGAAATACATATGATATAATGCACAGATGGAAATTagatttgaaaaaacaaaatagttcACATATATATTGAAACCATGGCTGGCtcataattatatttattaCGAGGACTAGAATAGAATATAGAATGCATCTTAAGTAAACATTAGAGCATAGATTCATTTACCCCTTCTCTATCAACACAGGGACAGAGGCTTAGATAGATAGACCGCTGTCACCAGGCTATGAATACATGTATCATTAACCTTGAGACTATAGAGAAACAGCATGCCATGAACCCACATTATATGAGACTGATCATCAGTGGGATAAAATAAATGAGGATTCATCAAACGTTAAGTCATTTATATTGAGAAAGCGGTGGCACAGACTTAATATTACGAGGCCATCGCAGGTCATTTTCATCCAAATTCATAGCTGATACTTAGTTGCAGTCAGATATAATTCATCAGACTGATTCTTAATCGTATTTATAGTCATATGTATAGCAATATAGGGGGGAgctgttttttcctttgctATGATGAGGGATcaatttacatacatatatgtattgTGTATCAAAATAATTGCCTCTTAGATACTGCTCATCTACAgtataacacaaaataaacctCTGAGGCCttacacaatttaaaaaaacatggaatATCTCCAGCAGATACACATTCGGTGCAGGGACGTATTTTGTCTTGACTGATTATCAATATATTATCTCTATTCTGTACACAGACAGGTACCAAGGTCCTTACAAGGACAAATAGGCTTCTGTTTGTTGTCCACTGAGGTGCCACTTTATTGCAGAGTTTAACACCTCCTTTTGGCCGAGTTCTAGCATTTGTTTCTCTCCGTCACACTAGAAGGAAGTTAAATGCCCAGCCAGTGCTAAAAGCTGCCAGCTTTAGttcattttattctttcctgtgtgtaaaatgtgcaCCTTACACAAAATCCTGATATATTTTAATGTACATtgctcaaaaaacaaacaaacaaaaaaatatgaaccTTGGTGTAGTCATTCATTACGTCATGAGTTATGTCGTAGATTCAAAGAATTTGCATTTTGCTGAGATGGACAAATCCCAGTGtcacactgatgaaaaatgtaGCTGTTTTGCCCCGTGGTTGGTAAAAAATGCTGTACGTCGAATTAGCAGGTAAACATTAGAGCCTGCCACATAACAAAACCAACAGGGTTTCTTCTGAAGAGTAAGCTTATGAATAATATTGATGAAGCTGTAAATTATTTTGACAGGAGAGAGCTGATTTTACTGTTTGTAGCTGCTGACAGGAAACCTCTGACAAACAGGACTCTTTGG contains:
- the amigo1 gene encoding amphoterin-induced protein 1; its protein translation is MLQPSTRAGDSLLETLPHWSKRPRWALFLTLYVALLWLPGAVGSALNCHKTCICASNIVSCSKMNLSTVPTGIPNYTAVLDLSYNEIVRLRSEWTPVKLPKLHNLLLSHNDLHFLSSEAFINVRYLRYLDLSSNKLQQLDEFIFEPLVNLEVLLLYHNQISQIDRSAFVGMINLQKLYLSQNQISRFPAELVREKSRLEKLSLLDVSSNKIKMLPIDDLQVLPAWIKNGLYFHNNPLLCHCDLYTLLAHWYIRKLNSAVDFKDDYTCILPGPQKTKVGVFELSGDNMNCSTFKEADEEAFLEQTLTLGCDTKHRNMLKTWTMPGNVPVIPGSNQTAKVLPDGSLQISPVRSEDSGTYTCFATSEAFNETIYVVLKVHNFTMHGSGDTLNTAYTTLVGCLASVVLVLMYLYLTPCRCFCCPNKGKARGEDSIHSSMLSVTPTHEDPALKAELNRHVAFIDSKDLQGQNGKLNPNGDEDDDDLDAEAGSLMKGKRKKSVAESISSVFSDTPMVV